The following proteins come from a genomic window of Liolophura sinensis isolate JHLJ2023 chromosome 13, CUHK_Ljap_v2, whole genome shotgun sequence:
- the LOC135480538 gene encoding huntingtin-interacting protein K-like, producing the protein MANEEDSVEHDGDDNKSNKGKKIAKHDSGAADLEKVTDFVEEAEISSQNFGDAMRVVSDRKAKEATERQMKEKELSKVKITKEDVDLIMNEMEIGRSQAERKLREHKGNVVEALIELTN; encoded by the exons ATGGCCAACGAAGAAGACAGCGTGGAGCATGATGGGGATGACAACAAGTCAAATAAGGGAAAGAAGATCGCCAAGCATGACTCCGGGGCGGCAGATCTCGAGAAAGTTACAGATTTTGTGGAAGAAGCAGAAATATCGTCACAAAATTTTGGAGAT GCTATGCGAGTTGTGAGTGACAGGAAAGCAAAAGAAGCCACAGAGCGACAAATGAAAGAGAAAGAACTGTCCAAGGTCAAGATCACTAAGGAAGATGTGGATTTAATT ATGAATGAAATGGAGATTGGAAGGAGTCAGGCAGAACGGAAACTGCGAGAACACAAAGGAAATGTGGTGG